One window of Clarias gariepinus isolate MV-2021 ecotype Netherlands chromosome 21, CGAR_prim_01v2, whole genome shotgun sequence genomic DNA carries:
- the LOC128509716 gene encoding class I histocompatibility antigen, F10 alpha chain-like, which produces MGSSLGLALHGLRVGLQGGDQVLGSSDVRDTHSYQYLFTGVTPGINFPEFTAVGMLDGEQINYYDSNIRKFINKTDWIKNAHADDPDVWDKYSQKLQIEQEEFKHEVKTLMQLFNHTEGVHTWQWMVGCNLTDNGSFYQFGYDGEDFISRDVKAETWTAAKPQAVTTKLIWESDDFYKKQVNNYLKIECIDWLKMYVTYGNATLERRVRPEVSVFQKHSSSPEVVCHATGFFPKAVMITWQKDGEDEHEDVELRETLPNQDGSFQKRIILKVPAEELQKHNYTCVVQHSSLEKELVLNVSQCRILTGRARPAIIIIIIIIIAAMVFIAYCTRGQCR; this is translated from the exons ATGGGCAGCTCTCTGGGCTTGGCTCTGCACGGTCTCCGTGTGGGTTTGCAGGGTGGAGACCAGGTCCTGGGTTCTTCAGATGTGAGAG ATACACACAGTTACCAGTACTTATTCACTGGAGTCACACCAGGAATAAACTTCCCAGAATTCACTGCTGTTGGGATGTTGGATGGAGAGCAGATCAACTACTATGACAGTAACATCAGGAAATTCATCAACAAAACAGACTGGATAAAGAACGCTCATGCTGATGATCCGGATGTTTGGGACAAATACAGCCAGAAGCTGCAGATCGAACAGGAAGAGTTCAAGCATGAAGTGAAGACATTAATGCAACTCTTCAATCACACTGAag gagttcACACATGGCAGTGGATGGTTGGCTGTAACCTTACTGATAATGGCTCCTTTTACCAGTTTGGTTATGATGGAGAAGATTTCATCAGTCGGGATGTGAAAGCTGAAACCTGGACTGCAGCTAAACCTCAGGCTGTGACCACCAAACTCATTTGGGAGTCTGATGATTTTTATAAGAAGCAGGTTAATAACTACCTGAAGATTGAGTGTATTGACTGGTTAAAAATGTACGTGACTTATGGCAATGCGACTCTGGAGAGAAGAG TTCGGCCCGAGGTGTCAGTGTTCCAAAAACACTCATCTTCTCCAGAGGTGGTGTGTCACGCTACAGGTTTCTTCCCCAAAGCAGTGATGATCACCTGGCAGAAGGACGGAGAGGACGAGCATGAGGACGTGGAGCTCAGAGAGACGTTACCCAACCAGGATggaagcttccagaagagaatcATTCTGAAAGTCCCAGCTGAGGAGCTGCAGAAACACAACTACACCTGCGTGGTTCAGCACAGCAGCTTGGAGAAGGAGTTAGTGCTGAATGTGAGCCAGTGTCGGATCTTGACAG GTAGAGCACGACCtgctatcatcatcatcatcatcatcattattgcaGCCATGGTTTTCATTGCTTATTGCACAAGAGGACAGTGCAGGTag
- the LOC128509201 gene encoding BOLA class I histocompatibility antigen, alpha chain BL3-7-like, which produces MITWQKDGEDVHEDVELRETLPNQDGSFQKRSILKVPAEELQKHTYTCVVQHSSLEKELVREVPKGGGSIAIITAVVAALVALVAVVAGIVVWKKKNSGERRKETDGKFFYVLFFM; this is translated from the exons ATGATCACCTGGCAGAAGGACGGAGAGGACGTTCATGAGGACGTGGAGCTCAGAGAGACATTACCCAACCAGGATggaagcttccagaagagaagcATTCTGAAAGTCCCAGCTGAGGAGCTGCAGAAACACACCTACACCTGCGTGGTTCAGCACAGCAGCTTGGAGAAGGAGTTAGTGCGAGAAGTACCAAAAG GTGGAGGATCGATTGCTATCATCACTGCTGTAGTCGCGGCTCTCGTCGCTCTCGTCGCCGTTGTTGCTGGAATTGTGGtctggaagaagaagaactctGGTGAGAGGAGGAAGGAGACAGATGGgaagtttttttatgtattattttttatgtga